In Manis pentadactyla isolate mManPen7 chromosome 3, mManPen7.hap1, whole genome shotgun sequence, a single window of DNA contains:
- the SLC28A3 gene encoding solute carrier family 28 member 3 isoform X5, with amino-acid sequence MELKSMTAPRAEGYSNTSFQNEDNVPEKQNTSENTSMRSRAVQSRECINPHQDEEQVTIEEDSPRNKEDTEDDQERHQKGCLERRYDTVYDFCRKHKTTLRYTIWGILLVGYLVMVTAACVLNFRRALPLLLITVAVTFFVVWDHFMAKYEQRVDECLAPGRRLLNGHWFWLKWVIWSLLILGVFFWLIFDTAKLGRQHLVSFGGLIMYIFLIFLFSKHPTKVYWRPVFWGIGLQFFLGLLILRTDPGFMAFDWLGNQVQTFLGYTDAGASFVFGEKYTDHFFAFKVLPMVIFFSTVMSMLYYLGLMQWIIRKVGWLMLVTIGSSPIESVVAAGNIFVGMTESPLLVRPYLPHITKSELHAIMTAGFATIAGSVLGAYISFGVSSSHLLTASVMSAPASLAVAKLFWPETETPKITLKNAMKMERGDSRNLLEAASQGASSSISLVANIAVNLIAFLALLSFVNSALSWFGNMFDYPQLSFEIICSYIFMPFSFMMGVDWEDSFMVARLIGYKTFFNEFVAYEHLSKLINLRKEAGPKFVNGVQQYMSVPRSQCGLVVS; translated from the exons AATGAAGATAACGttcctgaaaaacaaaacacatcagAAAACACCTCGATGAGAAGTAGAGCTGTGCAAAGCAGAGAATGCATAAACCCCCACCAG GATGAAGAGCAAGTCACCATTGAGGAGGATTCTccaagaaacaaagaagacaCTGAAGATGATCAAGAGAGGCATCAAAAAGG GTGTCTGGAAAGGAGGTATGACACAGTGTATGATTTTTGTAGGAAACACAAGACCACCCTTCGGTACACCATCTGGGGCATCTTATTAGTAG GTTACCTGGTTATGGTGACGGCAGCTTGTGTGCTCAACTTTCGAAGGGCGCTTCCCCTTCTCCTGATCACCGTGGCTGTCACCTTCTTTGTGGTCTGGGATCACTTTATGGCCAAATATGAGCAGCGAGTGGATGAGTGCCTGGCTCCTGGCAGACGGCTTCTGAACGGCCATTGGTTCTGGCTAAAGTG GGTGATCTGGAGCTTGCTCATCCTGGGAGTTTTTTTCTGGCTGATCTTCGACACTGCCAAATTGGGCCGACAGCATCTGGTGTCCTTTGGTGGGCTCATAATGTACATTTTCctgatatttctattttctaaGCACCCAACCAAA GTTTACTGGAGACCTGTCTTTTGGGGAATCGGGTTGCAGTTTTTTCTTGGGCTTTTAATACTCAGGACTGACCCTGGATTTATGGCTTTTGACTGGTTGGGCAACCAAGTTCAG ACTTTCTTGGGGTACACTGATGCTGGCGCTTCATTTGTCTTCGGTGAGAAATACACAGACCACTTCTTTGCGTTTAAG GTCCTGCCGATGGTGATTTTCTTCAGCACTGTAATGTCCATGCTCTACTACCTTGGGCTGATGCAGTGGATCATTAGAAAG GTTGGATGGCTGATGCTAGTGACTATCGGATCATCTCCGATTGAATCTGTAGTTGCTGCTGGCAATATATTCGTCGGAATG ACAGAGTCTCCACTGCTGGTCCGGCCATACTTACCGCACATTACCAAGTCTGAGCTCCATGCAATCATGACCGCTGGGTTTGCTACTATAGCCGGAAGTGTCTTAGGCGCATACATTTCTTTTGGG GTCTCTTCTTCCCACCTGTTAACTGCCTCTGTAATGTCAGCCCCCGCATCACTGGCTGTGGCTAAACTCTTCTGGCCTGAGACTGAAACACCTAAAATAACCCTCAAGAATGCCATGAAAATGGAAAGAGG TGATTCGAGGAATCTCCTAGAAGCTGCATCGCAGGGAGCATCCTCATCCATCTCCCTGGTGGCAAACATCGCTGTGAATCTGATTGCCTTCCTGGCCCTGTTGTCTTTTGTGAATTCAGCCCTGTCTTGGTTTGGAAACATGTTTGACTACCCACAACTGAGTTTTGAG ATAATATGCTCCTACATCTTCATGCCCTTTTCCTTCATGATGGGGGTGGACTGGGAAGACAGCTTCATGGTTGCCAGACTCATAGGTTATaagacattcttcaatgaatttgtGGCTTATGAGCACCTCTCAAAATTAATCAACCTAAGGAAAGAGGCTGGGCCCAAATTTGTGAATGGTGTGCAGCAATATATGTCG GTGCCGAGGTCACAGTGTGGGCTGGTAGTCTCATGA
- the SLC28A3 gene encoding solute carrier family 28 member 3 isoform X4, which translates to MELKSMTAPRAEGYSNTSFQNEDNVPEKQNTSENTSMRSRAVQSRECINPHQDEEQVTIEEDSPRNKEDTEDDQERHQKGCLERRYDTVYDFCRKHKTTLRYTIWGILLVGYLVMVTAACVLNFRRALPLLLITVAVTFFVVWDHFMAKYEQRVDECLAPGRRLLNGHWFWLKWVIWSLLILGVFFWLIFDTAKLGRQHLVSFGGLIMYIFLIFLFSKHPTKVYWRPVFWGIGLQFFLGLLILRTDPGFMAFDWLGNQVQTFLGYTDAGASFVFGEKYTDHFFAFKVLPMVIFFSTVMSMLYYLGLMQWIIRKVGWLMLVTIGSSPIESVVAAGNIFVGMTESPLLVRPYLPHITKSELHAIMTAGFATIAGSVLGAYISFGVSSSHLLTASVMSAPASLAVAKLFWPETETPKITLKNAMKMERGDSRNLLEAASQGASSSISLVANIAVNLIAFLALLSFVNSALSWFGNMFDYPQLSFEIICSYIFMPFSFMMGVDWEDSFMVARLIGYKTFFNEFVAYEHLSKLINLRKEAGPKFVNGVQQYMSIRSETIATYALCGFANFGSLGIVIGGLSSMAPSRKRDIASGSLRALIAGTIACFMTACIAGILSHNPVDIDCHHVLENALNSSLPRNMTNVVSCCQSLLNS; encoded by the exons AATGAAGATAACGttcctgaaaaacaaaacacatcagAAAACACCTCGATGAGAAGTAGAGCTGTGCAAAGCAGAGAATGCATAAACCCCCACCAG GATGAAGAGCAAGTCACCATTGAGGAGGATTCTccaagaaacaaagaagacaCTGAAGATGATCAAGAGAGGCATCAAAAAGG GTGTCTGGAAAGGAGGTATGACACAGTGTATGATTTTTGTAGGAAACACAAGACCACCCTTCGGTACACCATCTGGGGCATCTTATTAGTAG GTTACCTGGTTATGGTGACGGCAGCTTGTGTGCTCAACTTTCGAAGGGCGCTTCCCCTTCTCCTGATCACCGTGGCTGTCACCTTCTTTGTGGTCTGGGATCACTTTATGGCCAAATATGAGCAGCGAGTGGATGAGTGCCTGGCTCCTGGCAGACGGCTTCTGAACGGCCATTGGTTCTGGCTAAAGTG GGTGATCTGGAGCTTGCTCATCCTGGGAGTTTTTTTCTGGCTGATCTTCGACACTGCCAAATTGGGCCGACAGCATCTGGTGTCCTTTGGTGGGCTCATAATGTACATTTTCctgatatttctattttctaaGCACCCAACCAAA GTTTACTGGAGACCTGTCTTTTGGGGAATCGGGTTGCAGTTTTTTCTTGGGCTTTTAATACTCAGGACTGACCCTGGATTTATGGCTTTTGACTGGTTGGGCAACCAAGTTCAG ACTTTCTTGGGGTACACTGATGCTGGCGCTTCATTTGTCTTCGGTGAGAAATACACAGACCACTTCTTTGCGTTTAAG GTCCTGCCGATGGTGATTTTCTTCAGCACTGTAATGTCCATGCTCTACTACCTTGGGCTGATGCAGTGGATCATTAGAAAG GTTGGATGGCTGATGCTAGTGACTATCGGATCATCTCCGATTGAATCTGTAGTTGCTGCTGGCAATATATTCGTCGGAATG ACAGAGTCTCCACTGCTGGTCCGGCCATACTTACCGCACATTACCAAGTCTGAGCTCCATGCAATCATGACCGCTGGGTTTGCTACTATAGCCGGAAGTGTCTTAGGCGCATACATTTCTTTTGGG GTCTCTTCTTCCCACCTGTTAACTGCCTCTGTAATGTCAGCCCCCGCATCACTGGCTGTGGCTAAACTCTTCTGGCCTGAGACTGAAACACCTAAAATAACCCTCAAGAATGCCATGAAAATGGAAAGAGG TGATTCGAGGAATCTCCTAGAAGCTGCATCGCAGGGAGCATCCTCATCCATCTCCCTGGTGGCAAACATCGCTGTGAATCTGATTGCCTTCCTGGCCCTGTTGTCTTTTGTGAATTCAGCCCTGTCTTGGTTTGGAAACATGTTTGACTACCCACAACTGAGTTTTGAG ATAATATGCTCCTACATCTTCATGCCCTTTTCCTTCATGATGGGGGTGGACTGGGAAGACAGCTTCATGGTTGCCAGACTCATAGGTTATaagacattcttcaatgaatttgtGGCTTATGAGCACCTCTCAAAATTAATCAACCTAAGGAAAGAGGCTGGGCCCAAATTTGTGAATGGTGTGCAGCAATATATGTCG ATTCGTTCTGAGACAATTGCCACTTATGCTCTCTGTGGCTTTGCCAATTTTGGCTCCCTAGGAATAGTGATCGGTGGACTCT CATCCATGGCTCCCTCCAGAAAGAGGGACATCGCCTCCGGGTCATTGAGAGCTCTGATTGCAGGGACCATCGCCTGCTTCATGACAGCTTGCATCGCAG gcatactCTCCCACAATCCTGTAGACATTGATTGCCATCACGTTTTAGAGAATGCCCTCAACTCCAGTTTACCTAGAAACATGACTAATGTGGTATCTTGTTGCCAAAGCCTATTGAACAG CTAA
- the SLC28A3 gene encoding solute carrier family 28 member 3 isoform X3, with translation MELKSMTAPRAEGYSNTSFQNEDNVPEKQNTSENTSMRSRAVQSRECINPHQDEEQVTIEEDSPRNKEDTEDDQERHQKGCLERRYDTVYDFCRKHKTTLRYTIWGILLVGYLVMVTAACVLNFRRALPLLLITVAVTFFVVWDHFMAKYEQRVDECLAPGRRLLNGHWFWLKWVIWSLLILGVFFWLIFDTAKLGRQHLVSFGGLIMYIFLIFLFSKHPTKVYWRPVFWGIGLQFFLGLLILRTDPGFMAFDWLGNQVQTFLGYTDAGASFVFGEKYTDHFFAFKVLPMVIFFSTVMSMLYYLGLMQWIIRKVGWLMLVTIGSSPIESVVAAGNIFVGMTESPLLVRPYLPHITKSELHAIMTAGFATIAGSVLGAYISFGVSSSHLLTASVMSAPASLAVAKLFWPETETPKITLKNAMKMERGDSRNLLEAASQGASSSISLVANIAVNLIAFLALLSFVNSALSWFGNMFDYPQLSFEIICSYIFMPFSFMMGVDWEDSFMVARLIGYKTFFNEFVAYEHLSKLINLRKEAGPKFVNGVQQYMSIRSETIATYALCGFANFGSLGIVIGGLSSMAPSRKRDIASGSLRALIAGTIACFMTACIAGILSHNPVDIDCHHVLENALNSSLPRNMTNVVSCCQSLLNRDRSQTNPEAKQDLRVKTNPLVPLSLTDMNQNHCCHRSQ, from the exons AATGAAGATAACGttcctgaaaaacaaaacacatcagAAAACACCTCGATGAGAAGTAGAGCTGTGCAAAGCAGAGAATGCATAAACCCCCACCAG GATGAAGAGCAAGTCACCATTGAGGAGGATTCTccaagaaacaaagaagacaCTGAAGATGATCAAGAGAGGCATCAAAAAGG GTGTCTGGAAAGGAGGTATGACACAGTGTATGATTTTTGTAGGAAACACAAGACCACCCTTCGGTACACCATCTGGGGCATCTTATTAGTAG GTTACCTGGTTATGGTGACGGCAGCTTGTGTGCTCAACTTTCGAAGGGCGCTTCCCCTTCTCCTGATCACCGTGGCTGTCACCTTCTTTGTGGTCTGGGATCACTTTATGGCCAAATATGAGCAGCGAGTGGATGAGTGCCTGGCTCCTGGCAGACGGCTTCTGAACGGCCATTGGTTCTGGCTAAAGTG GGTGATCTGGAGCTTGCTCATCCTGGGAGTTTTTTTCTGGCTGATCTTCGACACTGCCAAATTGGGCCGACAGCATCTGGTGTCCTTTGGTGGGCTCATAATGTACATTTTCctgatatttctattttctaaGCACCCAACCAAA GTTTACTGGAGACCTGTCTTTTGGGGAATCGGGTTGCAGTTTTTTCTTGGGCTTTTAATACTCAGGACTGACCCTGGATTTATGGCTTTTGACTGGTTGGGCAACCAAGTTCAG ACTTTCTTGGGGTACACTGATGCTGGCGCTTCATTTGTCTTCGGTGAGAAATACACAGACCACTTCTTTGCGTTTAAG GTCCTGCCGATGGTGATTTTCTTCAGCACTGTAATGTCCATGCTCTACTACCTTGGGCTGATGCAGTGGATCATTAGAAAG GTTGGATGGCTGATGCTAGTGACTATCGGATCATCTCCGATTGAATCTGTAGTTGCTGCTGGCAATATATTCGTCGGAATG ACAGAGTCTCCACTGCTGGTCCGGCCATACTTACCGCACATTACCAAGTCTGAGCTCCATGCAATCATGACCGCTGGGTTTGCTACTATAGCCGGAAGTGTCTTAGGCGCATACATTTCTTTTGGG GTCTCTTCTTCCCACCTGTTAACTGCCTCTGTAATGTCAGCCCCCGCATCACTGGCTGTGGCTAAACTCTTCTGGCCTGAGACTGAAACACCTAAAATAACCCTCAAGAATGCCATGAAAATGGAAAGAGG TGATTCGAGGAATCTCCTAGAAGCTGCATCGCAGGGAGCATCCTCATCCATCTCCCTGGTGGCAAACATCGCTGTGAATCTGATTGCCTTCCTGGCCCTGTTGTCTTTTGTGAATTCAGCCCTGTCTTGGTTTGGAAACATGTTTGACTACCCACAACTGAGTTTTGAG ATAATATGCTCCTACATCTTCATGCCCTTTTCCTTCATGATGGGGGTGGACTGGGAAGACAGCTTCATGGTTGCCAGACTCATAGGTTATaagacattcttcaatgaatttgtGGCTTATGAGCACCTCTCAAAATTAATCAACCTAAGGAAAGAGGCTGGGCCCAAATTTGTGAATGGTGTGCAGCAATATATGTCG ATTCGTTCTGAGACAATTGCCACTTATGCTCTCTGTGGCTTTGCCAATTTTGGCTCCCTAGGAATAGTGATCGGTGGACTCT CATCCATGGCTCCCTCCAGAAAGAGGGACATCGCCTCCGGGTCATTGAGAGCTCTGATTGCAGGGACCATCGCCTGCTTCATGACAGCTTGCATCGCAG gcatactCTCCCACAATCCTGTAGACATTGATTGCCATCACGTTTTAGAGAATGCCCTCAACTCCAGTTTACCTAGAAACATGACTAATGTGGTATCTTGTTGCCAAAGCCTATTGAACAG GGATAGAAGCCAAACAAATCCAGAAGCCAAACAGGATTTGAGAGTCAAAACTAATCCTCTGGTGCCTCTGTCCTTAACTGACATGAACCAGAAT CACTGTTGCCACAGATCCCAGTGA
- the SLC28A3 gene encoding solute carrier family 28 member 3 isoform X1 yields the protein MELKSMTAPRAEGYSNTSFQNEDNVPEKQNTSENTSMRSRAVQSRECINPHQDEEQVTIEEDSPRNKEDTEDDQERHQKGCLERRYDTVYDFCRKHKTTLRYTIWGILLVGYLVMVTAACVLNFRRALPLLLITVAVTFFVVWDHFMAKYEQRVDECLAPGRRLLNGHWFWLKWVIWSLLILGVFFWLIFDTAKLGRQHLVSFGGLIMYIFLIFLFSKHPTKVYWRPVFWGIGLQFFLGLLILRTDPGFMAFDWLGNQVQTFLGYTDAGASFVFGEKYTDHFFAFKVLPMVIFFSTVMSMLYYLGLMQWIIRKVGWLMLVTIGSSPIESVVAAGNIFVGMTESPLLVRPYLPHITKSELHAIMTAGFATIAGSVLGAYISFGVSSSHLLTASVMSAPASLAVAKLFWPETETPKITLKNAMKMERGDSRNLLEAASQGASSSISLVANIAVNLIAFLALLSFVNSALSWFGNMFDYPQLSFEIICSYIFMPFSFMMGVDWEDSFMVARLIGYKTFFNEFVAYEHLSKLINLRKEAGPKFVNGVQQYMSIRSETIATYALCGFANFGSLGIVIGGLSSMAPSRKRDIASGSLRALIAGTIACFMTACIAGILSHNPVDIDCHHVLENALNSSLPRNMTNVVSCCQSLLNRDRSQTNPEAKQDLRVKTNPLVPLSLTDMNQNVSEEIHFLRHVILNVSCSAHVLFPFSKAQLTCFIPLALSTVATDPSEVIPGGNHSLYSLKGCCKLLNPSTVNCSWISNAF from the exons AATGAAGATAACGttcctgaaaaacaaaacacatcagAAAACACCTCGATGAGAAGTAGAGCTGTGCAAAGCAGAGAATGCATAAACCCCCACCAG GATGAAGAGCAAGTCACCATTGAGGAGGATTCTccaagaaacaaagaagacaCTGAAGATGATCAAGAGAGGCATCAAAAAGG GTGTCTGGAAAGGAGGTATGACACAGTGTATGATTTTTGTAGGAAACACAAGACCACCCTTCGGTACACCATCTGGGGCATCTTATTAGTAG GTTACCTGGTTATGGTGACGGCAGCTTGTGTGCTCAACTTTCGAAGGGCGCTTCCCCTTCTCCTGATCACCGTGGCTGTCACCTTCTTTGTGGTCTGGGATCACTTTATGGCCAAATATGAGCAGCGAGTGGATGAGTGCCTGGCTCCTGGCAGACGGCTTCTGAACGGCCATTGGTTCTGGCTAAAGTG GGTGATCTGGAGCTTGCTCATCCTGGGAGTTTTTTTCTGGCTGATCTTCGACACTGCCAAATTGGGCCGACAGCATCTGGTGTCCTTTGGTGGGCTCATAATGTACATTTTCctgatatttctattttctaaGCACCCAACCAAA GTTTACTGGAGACCTGTCTTTTGGGGAATCGGGTTGCAGTTTTTTCTTGGGCTTTTAATACTCAGGACTGACCCTGGATTTATGGCTTTTGACTGGTTGGGCAACCAAGTTCAG ACTTTCTTGGGGTACACTGATGCTGGCGCTTCATTTGTCTTCGGTGAGAAATACACAGACCACTTCTTTGCGTTTAAG GTCCTGCCGATGGTGATTTTCTTCAGCACTGTAATGTCCATGCTCTACTACCTTGGGCTGATGCAGTGGATCATTAGAAAG GTTGGATGGCTGATGCTAGTGACTATCGGATCATCTCCGATTGAATCTGTAGTTGCTGCTGGCAATATATTCGTCGGAATG ACAGAGTCTCCACTGCTGGTCCGGCCATACTTACCGCACATTACCAAGTCTGAGCTCCATGCAATCATGACCGCTGGGTTTGCTACTATAGCCGGAAGTGTCTTAGGCGCATACATTTCTTTTGGG GTCTCTTCTTCCCACCTGTTAACTGCCTCTGTAATGTCAGCCCCCGCATCACTGGCTGTGGCTAAACTCTTCTGGCCTGAGACTGAAACACCTAAAATAACCCTCAAGAATGCCATGAAAATGGAAAGAGG TGATTCGAGGAATCTCCTAGAAGCTGCATCGCAGGGAGCATCCTCATCCATCTCCCTGGTGGCAAACATCGCTGTGAATCTGATTGCCTTCCTGGCCCTGTTGTCTTTTGTGAATTCAGCCCTGTCTTGGTTTGGAAACATGTTTGACTACCCACAACTGAGTTTTGAG ATAATATGCTCCTACATCTTCATGCCCTTTTCCTTCATGATGGGGGTGGACTGGGAAGACAGCTTCATGGTTGCCAGACTCATAGGTTATaagacattcttcaatgaatttgtGGCTTATGAGCACCTCTCAAAATTAATCAACCTAAGGAAAGAGGCTGGGCCCAAATTTGTGAATGGTGTGCAGCAATATATGTCG ATTCGTTCTGAGACAATTGCCACTTATGCTCTCTGTGGCTTTGCCAATTTTGGCTCCCTAGGAATAGTGATCGGTGGACTCT CATCCATGGCTCCCTCCAGAAAGAGGGACATCGCCTCCGGGTCATTGAGAGCTCTGATTGCAGGGACCATCGCCTGCTTCATGACAGCTTGCATCGCAG gcatactCTCCCACAATCCTGTAGACATTGATTGCCATCACGTTTTAGAGAATGCCCTCAACTCCAGTTTACCTAGAAACATGACTAATGTGGTATCTTGTTGCCAAAGCCTATTGAACAG GGATAGAAGCCAAACAAATCCAGAAGCCAAACAGGATTTGAGAGTCAAAACTAATCCTCTGGTGCCTCTGTCCTTAACTGACATGAACCAGAATGTGAGCGAGGAAATCCATTTCCTGCGCCATGTTATTTTGAATGTCTCATGTTCTGCTCATGTACTGTTTCCATTTTCTAAGGCTCAGCTAACTTGTTTCATCCCACTTGCCCTCAGCACTGTTGCCACAGATCCCAGTGAGGTCATCCCAGGAGGAAACCACAGCCTGTATTCTTTGAAGGGATGCTGCAAATTGTTGAACCCATCAACAGTGAACTGCAGTTGGATCTCTAACGCTTTTTGA
- the SLC28A3 gene encoding solute carrier family 28 member 3 isoform X2, with the protein MELKSMTAPRAEGYSNTSFQNEDNVPEKQNTSENTSMRSRAVQSRECINPHQDEEQVTIEEDSPRNKEDTEDDQERHQKGCLERRYDTVYDFCRKHKTTLRYTIWGILLVGYLVMVTAACVLNFRRALPLLLITVAVTFFVVWDHFMAKYEQRVDECLAPGRRLLNGHWFWLKWVIWSLLILGVFFWLIFDTAKLGRQHLVSFGGLIMYIFLIFLFSKHPTKVYWRPVFWGIGLQFFLGLLILRTDPGFMAFDWLGNQVQTFLGYTDAGASFVFGEKYTDHFFAFKVLPMVIFFSTVMSMLYYLGLMQWIIRKVGWLMLVTIGSSPIESVVAAGNIFVGMTESPLLVRPYLPHITKSELHAIMTAGFATIAGSVLGAYISFGVSSSHLLTASVMSAPASLAVAKLFWPETETPKITLKNAMKMERGDSRNLLEAASQGASSSISLVANIAVNLIAFLALLSFVNSALSWFGNMFDYPQLSFEIICSYIFMPFSFMMGVDWEDSFMVARLIGYKTFFNEFVAYEHLSKLINLRKEAGPKFVNGVQQYMSIRSETIATYALCGFANFGSLGIVIGGLSSMAPSRKRDIASGSLRALIAGTIACFMTACIAGILSHNPVDIDCHHVLENALNSSLPRNMTNVVSCCQSLLNSTVATDPSEVIPGGNHSLYSLKGCCKLLNPSTVNCSWISNAF; encoded by the exons AATGAAGATAACGttcctgaaaaacaaaacacatcagAAAACACCTCGATGAGAAGTAGAGCTGTGCAAAGCAGAGAATGCATAAACCCCCACCAG GATGAAGAGCAAGTCACCATTGAGGAGGATTCTccaagaaacaaagaagacaCTGAAGATGATCAAGAGAGGCATCAAAAAGG GTGTCTGGAAAGGAGGTATGACACAGTGTATGATTTTTGTAGGAAACACAAGACCACCCTTCGGTACACCATCTGGGGCATCTTATTAGTAG GTTACCTGGTTATGGTGACGGCAGCTTGTGTGCTCAACTTTCGAAGGGCGCTTCCCCTTCTCCTGATCACCGTGGCTGTCACCTTCTTTGTGGTCTGGGATCACTTTATGGCCAAATATGAGCAGCGAGTGGATGAGTGCCTGGCTCCTGGCAGACGGCTTCTGAACGGCCATTGGTTCTGGCTAAAGTG GGTGATCTGGAGCTTGCTCATCCTGGGAGTTTTTTTCTGGCTGATCTTCGACACTGCCAAATTGGGCCGACAGCATCTGGTGTCCTTTGGTGGGCTCATAATGTACATTTTCctgatatttctattttctaaGCACCCAACCAAA GTTTACTGGAGACCTGTCTTTTGGGGAATCGGGTTGCAGTTTTTTCTTGGGCTTTTAATACTCAGGACTGACCCTGGATTTATGGCTTTTGACTGGTTGGGCAACCAAGTTCAG ACTTTCTTGGGGTACACTGATGCTGGCGCTTCATTTGTCTTCGGTGAGAAATACACAGACCACTTCTTTGCGTTTAAG GTCCTGCCGATGGTGATTTTCTTCAGCACTGTAATGTCCATGCTCTACTACCTTGGGCTGATGCAGTGGATCATTAGAAAG GTTGGATGGCTGATGCTAGTGACTATCGGATCATCTCCGATTGAATCTGTAGTTGCTGCTGGCAATATATTCGTCGGAATG ACAGAGTCTCCACTGCTGGTCCGGCCATACTTACCGCACATTACCAAGTCTGAGCTCCATGCAATCATGACCGCTGGGTTTGCTACTATAGCCGGAAGTGTCTTAGGCGCATACATTTCTTTTGGG GTCTCTTCTTCCCACCTGTTAACTGCCTCTGTAATGTCAGCCCCCGCATCACTGGCTGTGGCTAAACTCTTCTGGCCTGAGACTGAAACACCTAAAATAACCCTCAAGAATGCCATGAAAATGGAAAGAGG TGATTCGAGGAATCTCCTAGAAGCTGCATCGCAGGGAGCATCCTCATCCATCTCCCTGGTGGCAAACATCGCTGTGAATCTGATTGCCTTCCTGGCCCTGTTGTCTTTTGTGAATTCAGCCCTGTCTTGGTTTGGAAACATGTTTGACTACCCACAACTGAGTTTTGAG ATAATATGCTCCTACATCTTCATGCCCTTTTCCTTCATGATGGGGGTGGACTGGGAAGACAGCTTCATGGTTGCCAGACTCATAGGTTATaagacattcttcaatgaatttgtGGCTTATGAGCACCTCTCAAAATTAATCAACCTAAGGAAAGAGGCTGGGCCCAAATTTGTGAATGGTGTGCAGCAATATATGTCG ATTCGTTCTGAGACAATTGCCACTTATGCTCTCTGTGGCTTTGCCAATTTTGGCTCCCTAGGAATAGTGATCGGTGGACTCT CATCCATGGCTCCCTCCAGAAAGAGGGACATCGCCTCCGGGTCATTGAGAGCTCTGATTGCAGGGACCATCGCCTGCTTCATGACAGCTTGCATCGCAG gcatactCTCCCACAATCCTGTAGACATTGATTGCCATCACGTTTTAGAGAATGCCCTCAACTCCAGTTTACCTAGAAACATGACTAATGTGGTATCTTGTTGCCAAAGCCTATTGAACAG CACTGTTGCCACAGATCCCAGTGAGGTCATCCCAGGAGGAAACCACAGCCTGTATTCTTTGAAGGGATGCTGCAAATTGTTGAACCCATCAACAGTGAACTGCAGTTGGATCTCTAACGCTTTTTGA